CAATCGGCTACATGCTTAGTGCCTTGGTGCTGAGAAATGGAGAGCTGATCCCCATAAGTCCGAGCAGCTATGGGGCATACAACCGACTGGTTGTATGATGAGAGATTTGTGTTTAAAGAGCGAGGAGCTAAGCCTCAAAAGTGAGTGGTCTATCCGATGATGCACACCCTTATGCCTCTTGGACgttgactgccacatcatcttgaTTATTGAGCCCACCTTTATTTCAAGGTCACTCGTAATACGCTGTATCATCTAAGAAACTAAGAAAGTGCTTTATCGCTGCACCATTGGCCTAGGACTTCAATCTTTTATTTATTGGAGCAAAAGGTGATAATACTTACCCTAGGCGACCCAATATCATCAACCCCTGGTTAGATATAAGAACGTAAATCACAGAGGATATTTTTCTCTAACACAACAATCCTTTACATGAGAGAGGTCAAGCACCCAATGAGCTATTTTTGACACATTGGAAATTGACCCAAAATATTTTAATAACTACCTATGTAGTTATCAACTATACTAAGGCTTCAATCTTCAATCCTCTATTTATCTATCATATCATAGAAATAATGGAAAAAATTAAAAAGCATCCTTTATTTTTAGAATCGTCAAGATGATACTTTTTAGAATCGTCAAATGATACttcactttaatttttttttcttataaaaaagAATGTTTCATCCAATGTATAATTATTCAACTATTTTTTACTATATTATTCTCATTATTATCTCTTACCTATATTTCTCATCAATTAGATGAATTATAACAGCTATAAAATCATAGTTATTACAACCTGAATGTTAGTTAAACTTTGATAACTTTTGACCCGAATTAAACTACGAGACATATAATTTATCAAATTGAAACTCGTTTAGAGATTTACATTTGTCATGAGATGTAACCCATAATTGGCAGTCTTAAGTccaaaaaatatcattaaaagcTTTTTAAGAGACTCCGAAAAATTTAATCctctttattaaaattattttttatgttataACTTCTATGAAAATAAAGCTATTACAACTATTATAATTATAACAATTATGAAATTATAGTTATTACAAGCTAAAATACAACGGTTGCTTTAGTTGTAGTAATAGTTAAGGATAAGATTTAGATGGAAGATatagataaaataataatagGAATAATAATTAAAGGATAGTtgtattattttaagaaaaaaaaacaatgatgGCAATTTAATTTTTGCCATAAAATAAAAGCAGTATTATTTTCATTAACATTTATTCGTAAAATACAAACTTTGTAAGtaagaaaataaatacaaattCGTATACACagtgaattttttttcttttaaaaaaaaggatGTATAAATCAAGGAATAACTCGAGAAGGGTCAGCGGAAGCAATCCACCGCCACCGACGGGGTGTCTACAAGCTCAAACCCAAAAATCTTCTTCCGGCACGAGGCGGCGGCTTCCGCCGCTACCTCTGCTGTCGGCGTCGGCGCCACGTTGAGGTCCAGCCACGGCAGCGCCCTCTTCTCCTCTGTTTTCCTCCTCCGCCTCTCCCCCTCGTCGGCCATCGCCCCCTGCGCCAATCCCTCGGGGATCACCACCCTGTGGCGCCGCATGTGGCCACCGAGGGCTTGACCGATGGCGAACTCGAGGCCGCAAATGGAGCACTCGTGCACCCTCGGCCTCGTGGCCTCCCAGCCGCCATCACTCGCAGCGATCTTCGGCTTCTTGTGGCTCGCCCGGTGCCCGCCGAGCGCCTGGAACGACGTGAACTTCCGGCTGCACGTCTTGCACTCGAAGACCCGCGCCGGTGCCGACGGCGCAGAGGCGTCAAAGAACTCTCCGCCTGCGGCGCCGCCCGTGCGGCCGTGCGAGAGCAGCATCAGCGCGTGAGCCATGCTGTCGAGCATCTCCACGTCTCCACCTGCTGCAACCCTAAATCTCTTCATGCCACCAAACGTTGAACCGAGTTGCACGTTGTGAAAACTTGACGACGAATATAATGAAAGATAGAGAATTGAAGAGCTGCTGCATCAATTTTATAGACCATAATTTGCGGTTGCCATGAAGTCCTGCGACTACGTGTCAATTGAGCTACGTCAATATTGTTTGGTGGGATGGAGGCTGGGCAAGGGGTGACGTGAAGGTGAGACAGGCACACAAGAATTCAACTCGGTTTAGGTTACAAGTCATCTAGAAGGAAGAATATTCAGGGTTTTCAGATAGGGATTTCGACGATCGATCTCACTTTCAAACTATTCATCAAGTTTGAAAGCACAGGACGGAAGAGTCAGCAAATATGTTTCAGTAAACCTATTTTGCTTACTAGTGCAGTTATTTGAAGAAACGAGTGGAAATGTAAGAAAGGTGTTTTCAGCGAAAGTGGCTGCATGGTGTAAGAAAGGTGTTTTCAGCGAGAAGTTTGATTGAATATTTACTTTCGGTACTTGTACTAAGGGCGAATTGTCAACTCTTAATACCAAATTTAACTTTTTCGTTAGTTTCCAAAGCAAATTTATTCTCATTTCATTTCTCGCctgtaaatttaatttttttattttttaatataaaaaatctaaaataaattataattccTCTTAACTCCAGCATTTCTAAACTAGACTttattatattttctatcaaattgaactTGATTTTTTTCCGCCTGATCAATTGATTGGGAGTTCATATCAATCGATTAATTTAGGCTGAATCGATTAACCCAATCGATTCGGCCGtatagctcccaatcgattgatcaatcagaAAAAGAGTTGTACTCAATTCTAATTAAATAGTACTGAATTTAGAAGAAATTAtacatcattttaaatttttggtATCTATAAAAAATAATGAGGACTTATGTTCTCTCATGACAAATCGATCTATTGCCGATCGATTCCTGGAGCTGCTCAATtgataaaaaaaacatattagaTTCTAGTTAAATATTGTTGAATCTAGTagaaattatatatcattttagattttttatacctaaaagaATAAGAATAATTAGATAAATCGATGTGTATTAGAGAGTTGAAATAATGAAAAATTTGCATGTAAAAAGAGGAAATAAATTTTTTGTATACCGGGATTGAGAAAAAAAGGTTGAATTTGCTATTAAAGATTTTCGGACAACATGCATACTGGTATACTACAAACAAGAACCTCCGGTATAAAAACGAACTTATGCACTTTTCACTAGATGTTAAATCCTTTTGTTTTAGTTCAATGCACGAGTAGTGAACATATATAAATGAATTAactgtttttttttattgtttgagTATAGAACTTGTTCACAAAaagatttatttcattttataagGTCCGTATGAATGCCACTCTTGAGCGTTGAACCAATCTTGTGATGCATTCATGACCAGTGAAATGTCTTATCTTTCACACGTTTAATCTTGATTTTATTCAAACAAATATTTtcctaagttttttttattatttatgtatTGTTATTGTTGCCGTAACTTCTTATGAGCTaagattaataaaaattatataaatataagcaactGTTTTAATTAAAACCTGTCCATCACACATATTAATATTGTATGTAGATATAGGAAAGTAATTAAGTTTTTCACCATATTTGATTTGTGTGAAAGAAAGTTTTATCCCAGTTCAATCCGTAATTAGCAAGATTATTGCTGAACACGTGAAGCTTAATCAATTACATTCCCCATTAATTTTCTGTCAATTGCGTACTACTCCGGTTGTTGTCCAA
This region of Zingiber officinale cultivar Zhangliang chromosome 9A, Zo_v1.1, whole genome shotgun sequence genomic DNA includes:
- the LOC122021134 gene encoding zinc finger protein ZAT12-like; translation: MKRFRVAAGGDVEMLDSMAHALMLLSHGRTGGAAGGEFFDASAPSAPARVFECKTCSRKFTSFQALGGHRASHKKPKIAASDGGWEATRPRVHECSICGLEFAIGQALGGHMRRHRVVIPEGLAQGAMADEGERRRRKTEEKRALPWLDLNVAPTPTAEVAAEAAASCRKKIFGFELVDTPSVAVDCFR